GTATAATTGGTGGGGAAAAAAAGGCAATGCTTACCACAAAAGAATCAGCTAAATACCTTAAAGTAAGTCCAGCAACAATTTATCGCTTAGAAAAGCAATCTCTAATAAAATCATCCAAGATTAAGGGACAAAAGCTATTTAGTAAAAAAAGTTTAGAGAAATATTTAAAGAAAAATAATAAGTTTTTAGCACTTCCAAAGCCGACTCGTTTTAAAAAAATGCCGATGATAAAAGAATCTCAAGCTGTCTATGTTGCTGATGAGGAGAGGAGAGATAC
This region of Nitrospirota bacterium genomic DNA includes:
- a CDS encoding helix-turn-helix domain-containing protein: MLTTKESAKYLKVSPATIYRLEKQSLIKSSKIKGQKLFSKKSLEKYLKKNNKFLALPKPTRFKKMPMIKESQAVYVADEERRDT